A window of Tautonia plasticadhaerens contains these coding sequences:
- a CDS encoding BatA domain-containing protein has product MSFLTPLYILGALAIAAPIVFHLIRRTPKGEVPFSSLMFLSPTPPKLTRRSRLENWPLLLLRALALLLLALAFGRPFLRQAARLDAGEAADRRVVVLLDTSASMRRGDLWERARRLADEAIGETRPGDRLAVLAFDDATRPLLSFDESGTLDPSRRLAVARSRLDELRPTWRATDLGQALLDAVAAFEDEARGDDLAGEVPRRIVLVSDLQRGARLDAIGDVEWPADVRVELRTVSDPSGNAGLQRLATPTVPTADAEQDDAIRVRVSNEGGSPGERFRVGWAEGDERPTDVSVPPGESRVVRVARPGGGTGGALILEGDPSEFDNVVYIADAPVVPETLLFLGDDALDDPEALLYYVARAFEDLPGREVRVRAVRAGEALAIETEQAVPLVVVADDPGEEAVARLSRFARDGGTVLGVLASADHAGTIEAIGGLTLGDVEEARVDPDAMLGEIDFGHPLFAPMAGPQYNDFTNVRFWHYRRIDEESLGDGRVVARFEGGTPAVVEWPMGRGRLVVLASSWGPGDSQLARSSKFVPLMTSLLDRGAEDEFDAGGLTVGDRIPVPEGDGERVVRTPGGSDVVLSAGTDEFSGAEVPGVYAVEGPDGPRRFAVNLDPAEGRTDPLEVAALEQLGVRMAGREADEADEAEARRQLMNAELERRQKLWRWGVVAAIGILIVETWLAGRFARPRPARAEAVAS; this is encoded by the coding sequence ATGAGCTTCCTCACCCCCCTGTACATCCTGGGTGCCCTGGCGATCGCCGCGCCGATCGTCTTCCACCTGATCCGCCGGACGCCCAAGGGGGAGGTGCCGTTCAGCTCCCTGATGTTCCTCTCCCCCACGCCGCCGAAGCTCACCCGCCGCAGCCGGCTGGAGAACTGGCCGCTGCTGCTGCTCCGGGCGCTGGCGCTCTTGCTGCTGGCCCTGGCCTTCGGCCGGCCCTTCCTGAGGCAGGCGGCCCGGCTCGACGCGGGGGAGGCGGCCGATCGTCGGGTCGTGGTGCTGCTGGACACGAGCGCGAGCATGAGGCGGGGCGACCTCTGGGAGCGGGCCCGCCGGCTGGCCGACGAGGCGATCGGGGAGACCCGGCCCGGCGACCGGCTGGCGGTCCTCGCCTTCGACGACGCGACCCGGCCGCTCCTGAGCTTCGACGAATCCGGGACGCTCGATCCGTCCCGCCGCCTCGCCGTCGCCCGGTCCCGCCTCGACGAGCTGAGGCCGACCTGGAGGGCGACCGACCTGGGCCAGGCGCTGCTCGACGCCGTGGCCGCCTTCGAGGACGAGGCCCGGGGGGACGACCTCGCCGGGGAAGTCCCCCGCCGGATCGTCCTCGTAAGCGACCTGCAGCGCGGGGCGCGACTCGACGCGATCGGCGACGTCGAGTGGCCGGCCGACGTGCGGGTCGAACTCCGGACCGTGTCCGACCCCTCCGGCAACGCCGGCCTCCAACGCCTGGCCACGCCGACCGTGCCCACGGCCGACGCCGAGCAGGACGACGCGATCCGGGTCCGGGTCTCCAACGAGGGGGGCTCCCCCGGGGAGCGGTTCCGGGTCGGTTGGGCCGAGGGGGACGAGCGGCCGACCGACGTTTCCGTGCCCCCCGGGGAGAGCCGGGTGGTCCGGGTCGCCCGGCCCGGAGGGGGGACGGGAGGGGCGTTGATCCTGGAGGGGGATCCGTCCGAATTCGACAACGTGGTCTATATCGCCGACGCCCCGGTCGTCCCGGAGACGTTGCTCTTCCTGGGCGACGACGCCCTCGACGACCCCGAGGCGCTCCTGTATTACGTGGCCCGGGCCTTCGAGGACCTGCCGGGGAGGGAGGTCCGGGTCCGGGCCGTCCGGGCCGGGGAAGCCCTGGCGATCGAGACGGAGCAGGCCGTGCCGCTCGTCGTCGTCGCCGACGACCCGGGTGAGGAGGCGGTCGCCCGGCTCTCCCGGTTCGCCCGGGACGGCGGCACGGTGCTCGGGGTGCTCGCCTCGGCCGACCATGCCGGGACGATCGAGGCGATCGGCGGCCTGACGCTGGGAGACGTGGAAGAGGCCCGGGTCGACCCCGACGCGATGCTCGGCGAGATCGACTTCGGCCACCCCCTGTTCGCCCCGATGGCCGGCCCGCAGTACAACGACTTCACGAACGTCCGTTTCTGGCACTATCGGCGGATCGACGAGGAGTCCCTCGGTGACGGCAGGGTCGTCGCCCGGTTCGAGGGCGGGACGCCGGCCGTCGTCGAGTGGCCGATGGGCCGGGGCCGGCTGGTCGTCCTGGCGAGTTCCTGGGGGCCGGGGGACAGCCAGCTCGCGCGGTCGTCGAAGTTCGTCCCGCTGATGACCTCGCTGCTCGATCGGGGGGCCGAAGACGAGTTCGACGCCGGGGGCCTGACCGTGGGCGACCGCATCCCCGTGCCCGAGGGGGACGGGGAGCGGGTCGTCCGCACGCCGGGGGGCTCGGACGTCGTGCTCTCGGCCGGGACCGACGAATTCTCCGGGGCCGAGGTCCCGGGCGTCTACGCCGTCGAGGGGCCGGACGGCCCGAGGCGGTTCGCCGTGAACCTCGACCCGGCCGAGGGGAGGACCGACCCGCTGGAGGTGGCGGCCCTGGAGCAACTGGGCGTCCGGATGGCGGGCCGGGAGGCGGACGAGGCGGACGAGGCGGAGGCGCGTCGGCAGCTGATGAACGCCGAGCTCGAACGCAGGCAGAAACTCTGGCGGTGGGGCGTCGTGGCCGCGATCGGGATCCTGATCGTCGAGACCTGGCTGGCGGGGCGGTTCGCCCGTCCCCGACCGGCCCGAGCGGAGGCGGTGGCGTCATGA
- a CDS encoding DUF4175 family protein — protein MSGELREAIDEVARRLRNVRLWGALAACWLAWLLVGIGLDALSSRGASPLVGWRLGLIFAGLAGASGLVVAVVAYRSARDRRGIARRIEARYPELATGLLVVVEGDAEAPESGRTFLRQAVLQGVLDHRREHDWDESVPGWALWASELSHAATLGGLIVVALMLALRTPPGGRSAISADAGRIASGLVVEPGDAEIERGTSLLVVARFNAAVPGEATLVVEGGETAEALRPMARSLEDPTFAARIDRVDADLTYRVAFAGRASEPYRVTVFDYPEVLRVDADLAFPGYTGLSARTVEDVRHVTAVEGTELTLRFRLNKEVATARLVDGEEVVDLASAGEGSGVYATRLTLTDPKRYRVELVDPDGRSNENPTELSINVTRNRPAEIRVARPARDVRVSPIEELSLGAELTDDFGLVRHGVTLMLAGKDPREIVLGTPEPASKEAESGHLIAFEALGVEPDQLASYHFWAEDVGPDGQPRRTSGDMYFAEIRPFEEIFRQGEQPSGGQPPGQGPQGGNAQQAMELADLQKQIINATWGLIRRTSVASTLPDSFAADAGVVLESQRSAIAQAGELAGELRDPGSIEAMGQATGFMEDAADRLAESAEGPDPGPLESALASEQAAYQALLKLRDREFQVVQGQPGQAGGGGGAGGPSQRQLQELELSNDENRYEQQRSAQQESLTQQTQEQRELRQVLNRLQELARRQEDLNERLQELQSALEAAEDEQQREEIERQLKRLREQQQQMLRDADELRERMEREENRDRMAEARQQVEQSREHLRQASEALEAGQLSQAITEGTRAGRGLDELREELRQQTSDRFEEDLREMRDQARELAESQDELTERLSDPEGDSRRSLRGESEGDQVGEELAGQREQYEALVERMKQTVQDAEETEPLLAEELFEAIRRADQQSVSQAIEAAEQLAGLGVNEEAARASRAAAEGLDELSEGVDRAADRVLGGDTAALRLAQDELDDLSEQVGREIGRSASAGRGEPGDASEPGIPGGTAGASADDPTLDPFDALDMLGPEGQDDPQEGPGNPGGRQDSGDRQPDETPQGERPSGQGQQGEGQPEGQQPGEGQPGDGQPGGAQPGEGGQEGGQQPGPEGEDEGPRGQQDGQQQGDGQGDSRGGQDGQRGGSQGGGGSAPGLEQLLDPFQAGGRSGPGGPITGGGFREWSDRMRDVEELLDDPELSAEAARIRDRVRAAREEFRRHAREPDWTKLQGLVAEPIRDLRDRVAEELRRRESPDDLVPIDRDPVPPRFAEGVRRYFERLGSGE, from the coding sequence ATGAGCGGCGAACTGAGGGAGGCGATCGACGAGGTCGCCCGTCGGCTGCGGAACGTCCGCCTCTGGGGGGCCCTGGCCGCCTGCTGGCTGGCCTGGCTCCTCGTCGGGATCGGCCTGGACGCCCTGTCGAGCCGGGGGGCGTCGCCGCTGGTCGGCTGGAGGCTGGGCCTGATCTTCGCCGGGCTGGCGGGGGCCTCCGGGCTGGTCGTCGCGGTCGTCGCGTATCGGTCGGCCCGGGACCGGCGGGGGATCGCCCGGCGGATCGAGGCGCGGTACCCGGAGCTGGCGACCGGCCTGCTCGTCGTGGTCGAGGGGGACGCCGAGGCTCCCGAGTCGGGCCGGACCTTCCTGAGGCAGGCGGTCCTGCAAGGGGTACTCGACCACCGTCGGGAGCACGACTGGGACGAGTCGGTCCCGGGGTGGGCACTCTGGGCCTCGGAGCTCTCCCACGCGGCGACGCTCGGCGGGCTGATCGTGGTCGCGCTGATGCTGGCCCTGCGGACGCCGCCGGGGGGCCGATCGGCGATCTCGGCGGACGCGGGCCGGATCGCCTCGGGGCTGGTCGTCGAGCCGGGTGACGCGGAGATCGAGCGGGGCACCTCGCTGCTGGTCGTGGCCCGGTTCAACGCCGCCGTGCCGGGGGAGGCGACGCTGGTCGTCGAGGGCGGCGAGACCGCCGAGGCCCTCCGCCCGATGGCCCGGAGCCTGGAAGACCCGACCTTCGCGGCCCGGATCGACCGGGTGGACGCCGACCTGACCTACCGCGTCGCCTTCGCCGGGCGCGCGAGCGAGCCCTACCGGGTCACGGTGTTCGACTACCCGGAGGTCCTCCGGGTCGACGCCGACCTCGCGTTCCCCGGATACACGGGCCTGTCGGCCAGGACCGTCGAGGACGTCCGGCACGTCACGGCGGTGGAGGGGACGGAGCTGACGCTCCGGTTCCGGCTCAACAAGGAGGTCGCGACGGCCCGGCTCGTGGACGGCGAGGAGGTCGTCGACCTCGCCTCGGCGGGCGAGGGCAGCGGCGTCTACGCCACGAGATTGACGCTCACCGACCCGAAGCGCTATCGGGTCGAGCTGGTCGACCCCGACGGGCGATCGAACGAGAATCCCACCGAGCTGTCGATCAACGTCACCCGGAACCGGCCCGCCGAGATCCGGGTCGCCCGACCGGCCCGGGACGTCCGGGTGTCGCCGATCGAGGAGCTGAGCCTGGGGGCCGAGCTGACCGACGACTTCGGCCTGGTCCGGCACGGCGTCACCCTGATGCTGGCGGGCAAGGACCCGCGGGAGATCGTCCTGGGGACGCCCGAGCCCGCCTCGAAGGAGGCCGAGTCGGGGCACCTGATCGCCTTCGAGGCGCTGGGAGTCGAGCCGGACCAGCTCGCGTCGTACCACTTCTGGGCGGAGGACGTCGGCCCGGACGGCCAGCCCCGGCGGACGTCCGGTGACATGTACTTCGCCGAGATCCGCCCCTTCGAGGAGATCTTCCGGCAGGGCGAGCAGCCCTCCGGAGGCCAGCCGCCGGGCCAGGGGCCGCAGGGCGGCAACGCGCAGCAGGCGATGGAGCTGGCCGACTTGCAGAAGCAGATCATCAACGCCACCTGGGGCCTGATCCGCCGCACCTCGGTCGCCTCGACGCTCCCCGATTCGTTCGCGGCCGACGCGGGAGTGGTGCTGGAGTCCCAGCGCTCGGCGATCGCGCAGGCGGGCGAACTCGCGGGGGAGCTGCGCGACCCGGGCTCCATCGAGGCGATGGGCCAGGCGACCGGCTTCATGGAGGACGCGGCCGATCGGCTGGCCGAATCGGCCGAGGGGCCGGATCCTGGCCCGCTCGAATCGGCGCTGGCGTCCGAGCAGGCCGCCTATCAGGCGTTGCTCAAGCTCCGGGACCGCGAGTTCCAGGTCGTCCAGGGCCAGCCCGGCCAGGCGGGCGGGGGCGGAGGTGCGGGCGGGCCGTCGCAGCGGCAGTTGCAGGAACTCGAACTCTCCAACGACGAGAACCGCTACGAGCAGCAGCGATCGGCCCAGCAGGAGTCGCTCACCCAGCAGACCCAGGAGCAGCGCGAGCTTCGCCAGGTGCTCAACCGCTTGCAGGAACTCGCCCGGCGCCAGGAGGACCTGAACGAGCGGCTCCAGGAGTTGCAATCGGCCCTGGAAGCCGCCGAGGACGAGCAACAGCGCGAGGAGATCGAGCGGCAGCTCAAGCGGCTCCGGGAGCAGCAGCAGCAGATGCTCCGGGACGCCGACGAGCTCCGGGAACGCATGGAGCGCGAGGAGAATCGCGATCGGATGGCCGAGGCCCGGCAGCAGGTCGAGCAGAGTCGGGAGCACCTCCGCCAGGCCAGCGAGGCGCTCGAGGCGGGCCAGCTCTCGCAGGCGATCACGGAGGGCACCCGGGCCGGCCGAGGGCTCGACGAGCTGCGGGAGGAACTCCGCCAGCAGACCTCCGACCGCTTCGAGGAGGATCTCCGCGAGATGCGCGACCAGGCCCGAGAACTCGCCGAGTCGCAGGACGAACTCACCGAGCGGCTCTCCGACCCCGAAGGGGATTCTCGGCGGTCGCTCCGGGGCGAATCCGAAGGCGACCAGGTCGGGGAGGAACTGGCCGGGCAGCGCGAGCAGTACGAGGCACTCGTCGAACGGATGAAGCAGACGGTCCAGGACGCCGAGGAGACCGAACCCCTGCTGGCCGAGGAGCTGTTCGAGGCGATCCGACGCGCCGACCAGCAGTCCGTCTCGCAGGCGATCGAGGCCGCCGAGCAGCTCGCCGGCCTCGGCGTGAACGAGGAAGCCGCCCGGGCCTCCCGGGCCGCGGCCGAAGGACTGGACGAGCTGAGCGAGGGGGTGGATCGGGCCGCCGACCGCGTCCTCGGCGGCGACACCGCCGCCCTCCGCCTGGCCCAGGACGAGCTGGACGACCTCTCCGAGCAGGTGGGACGGGAGATCGGGCGGTCGGCCTCGGCCGGGCGGGGTGAGCCGGGGGACGCATCGGAGCCGGGGATCCCCGGAGGGACGGCGGGGGCCTCCGCGGACGATCCCACCCTCGACCCGTTCGATGCGCTGGACATGCTCGGCCCCGAAGGGCAGGACGATCCGCAGGAGGGCCCCGGGAACCCGGGAGGTCGGCAGGACTCGGGAGACCGACAGCCGGACGAGACGCCGCAGGGAGAACGCCCTTCTGGTCAGGGTCAGCAAGGCGAAGGACAGCCGGAGGGTCAGCAGCCAGGCGAAGGGCAGCCGGGAGACGGTCAACCGGGCGGAGCCCAGCCCGGCGAAGGCGGGCAGGAAGGCGGGCAGCAACCGGGTCCCGAGGGAGAAGACGAAGGCCCCAGAGGTCAGCAGGACGGCCAGCAGCAGGGCGACGGCCAGGGCGACTCGCGGGGAGGGCAGGACGGGCAACGGGGCGGCTCGCAGGGAGGCGGCGGGAGCGCCCCGGGCCTGGAGCAGCTGCTCGACCCCTTCCAGGCCGGCGGCCGGAGCGGCCCCGGCGGGCCGATCACCGGGGGAGGGTTCCGGGAGTGGTCCGATCGAATGCGGGACGTCGAGGAACTGCTCGATGATCCCGAGCTGAGCGCCGAGGCCGCCCGGATCCGGGACCGAGTCCGCGCCGCCCGGGAGGAGTTCCGTCGGCACGCCAGGGAGCCCGACTGGACGAAGCTGCAGGGCCTCGTCGCCGAGCCGATCCGGGACCTGCGCGACCGGGTGGCCGAGGAGCTGAGGCGTCGGGAGTCGCCCGACGACCTGGTGCCGATCGACCGCGATCCGGTGCCCCCCCGGTTCGCCGAGGGGGTCCGCCGCTACTTCGAACGCCTCGGGAGCGGTGAATGA